The window CATAATTGTTTACTAAAAAAGTTCATTCCGGATTGTTAGATGAATATAATAACATGAAATAAGATAGGGACTAGGGAGAGagataatttttgaaaacataatatatatatatatataggaagttcaaattttataaaatagacGTTATCGAGAAGAGTCTTTGGATGAAGTTGCTGCATATGGTGttgcattatttattttgcttaAAGCCCTCGAAGTACTCTACACTTTGTTGTTTCATAGGCgtaattcatatatatttttttaattaaaaattaaaaattgaaataacaaaCCATGAATTGGAAGTACTTATggaaagttttttcttttaaaattttaacttacaTTACAATTTTGGTTAGAGGTTTGATTGAATTTGGCTCgattttaattctaatttttttttcaagtactctcgatatatttaaaacttgaTAAAATAAACGGACTccaataatatttgaaaatattgtttcattttagtttttatatcattaattttcttctttagttaaaatttagtCTCCAATGATGCATTTTTACGAAATCTAGGTTACAcatatatcacatatatatatttgcatatTATATGATTATATGAGTTTAGGTTTAGTTATATTTAGtgaatagtttcatttttttaaaaaaaaaatctgatcATTTTAAGATTTATCGAATCTAGAATGATTCAAAACATGAGCATTGAATATAGTAGGGGCCGGTGATCATCGGTCGGACAAagagattttgtaaaattcGAGACCGAAAACTGACAACCCATGGatcgttcttttttttttttttgctaggTTTTCCTTCTGTTCATCCTTAATAGTCCATTAGGCTTGACAACCTTACTTTTACGttattggatttggattaTATCTTTTAGGTTCGGttgattttttgaaatcttttaattaaatcgTAATTTGAATAGTTTTTCGGTGTCGATGGTTATCGAGACGAAAATTGATGTATGGAAAGGAAATTGTTATTTTGGgttattattatagttaaaTGTTTAACTAATTATGGATTGAACAACACAGGATACGGATGTAATGTGGCTAAGGGATCCATTTCCGAAGCTAAGCAAAGATGAAACAGAAGATCTTCAAATTAGCACGGATCATTTCAATGGAAATCCATGGTCTCAATCCAATCCCATCAACACCGGCTTCTACTTCGTTCGATCCAACAACAAAACCATTGCTCTCTTCGACAAATGGTATTCCATGAAGAACAACACCGCTGGCCAGAAGGAACAGGACGTTCTCTTCAATCTCATCCGTGCCGGCATTTTTCGGCAACTAAATCTCAAGGTTAGGTTTCTCAACACTCTCTTTTTCAGTGGGTTTTGTCAAAAGAGCAGTGATTTTCATCAAGTTTCCACTGTCCATGCCAATTGCTGCCGCACCATCGTCGCTAAGATCAGCGATCTGAGGGCTACCCTCGGCGATTGGAAACGGTTTAGAAAGTCGACGAATGCGTCCGAGATTTTCTGGTGGACGGATCATGTGGGATGTAAGAGGTCTTGGAAACATTGATGGAGATTTCCGGCAGATGTAAATCGATTATTCTTTAGGATGATGATATATGATGTAGAAATTACcgttttaaatgtttgaatttgtatGTTTACCTTATCTGTCGAAGGAGAAGTACATTGCCTTTTCTAACCACTTTTTAACAATCGTGGACTCTCATGTCTAAAGTCATTTGTAGAAAAGAAAGTACATTGCCTTTTCTAACCACTTTTTAACAATTGTGGACTCTCATGTCTAAAGTCATTTGTACAAAAGAACTAGCTTTAAATATTCTCAGTAAAAGATCatattaaataagtaaatcaaatgaaaaagatacgacaattaaataaaaatgagtcaAAAAGCACGGTTGACAAACTTTCAAGACTACGTATCAATTACTACCTCCATGAGCATCGATGATGATTAACCATTGCTCAAGTTTGAGAATTGGGACTAAATACTAGGAGGAGAATTGGGACTAAATACTAGGAGGCAACCACCGACAAACTCGCATTGCTCGGGTTTGAGAATTGAAACTAAATACTAAGAGACAACCACCAACAAACTCACAAATAAGTAGTGAATACGTTTGACTTGGATAGATGAATTTGAATTctaattgtaatttaaaattattgattttataatttttttattccgATGATATACTATGATATATAGAATAggttcaaatacaaaaatcattttgctagatttaaaaatattttcaacagttattatttaaaataatttatctttaaacaaatttacaaacaTCTCctaacaacaacaatcaatttaattaataaactcaTCTAAATGCCCCAATAAACAATTTAGACAAGTAGTgcaattaattagttttatacaAAAGTACGATAACACAAATCAGTTATATTGAAAAGATTCCTCATTCTCTCTCCAAATGgccaaaatggaaaaggaaagtGACCCTCTTGAAAATCGGCatataaaatttctattttatagtTCAGTCAGTCTTCGTTCTTTTTAATCGAAAAGGAATTGGTTTTTCCAAAACAGAGACATTTATGTTATACCAATTCTCGGATTTTGTAGGAAGCTGTGCTATTTTCTCTACCATTTCCATGTCTTCTGGAAGAATAGAACCAAACACAGTGTACGCCTTACGCCATTCGTCGTGGTTGGCGAGGCTGATAAAAAATTCCGGGCCTGAACCAACCCAAGCAATGGATCCTCTTCTAATGGCTGGACAATCTTCCTTGGGATTCTCCTTGAATATGACTCCATGTGCTTCAAGAGTTCCTTGGATTAGAGCAAAAGGAGGACCATATGGAGCCTATAAAGCacacaagaaaagaaaatggaaaataacaCATTAAAATATactcaaatataaacgataaCCGAACTACAAGATGAACTAAGTCTTTGATTTGAATTCTTTCGATCTTAATATCAGCCTTGTGGCCTAATTCACCCATGGAAACATTCTCAGCATAGTGATTACTTAAATCTTTTAGAGCAGTGATAATGAGCTTGCATCTCAGTAAGCTATTAAAAAGTAGAGCCCGTTACGCTTACATTGTCGATATGATCCCCATTGGAAAACCAGAAGGTTCCGCGACTTTCAGCACGATGAAATTGGCAACCAACATAAGAGCTCAATGCTAAGAGCTCGAGAATAAAGTTCACAGAATGAGGAGCGCAGTCAGGAAAAAGCTGGGAGAGAGagtcaaatatcaattttatactCCTTTATGGTTGATGAATGCTGCATAAAATACAAGGAACgtaaaagaacaaagagagGGAAGATAaatctaaaatcaatttttaaaaaaactaaaacccCTATGACAAgatcataaatttttgttttcccaAAAAACCCCCAAAAAGAGGCTCTGGTAGAGGAAGGTATTgaacaaaacattttaatgagaaaaaacTTCATTTGGTAGATGAcagtaaaaagaaacaaggagTGAGTGTGAGTGATTACTAAACTAACTATTGCCAATGGTAAGAATATTAAAGAAATTCTCAGATTGAACCAAGTGACTgccaaaaaatataaaagctaaattatttacaaatatatgtaaaaaaagaatCCCAACCCAACTTATGTCGTAGGTTCCAACATTTGTCTGATGTTTcgaaaaatttatgaaaagcCAAGGGTTTATATTGCACCTCTTGAAAGAAGAATGatacttttttaaacaaaaggGCAAAGCCTGGGGgtagattttataatttaagcCAAAAGATAATTCTACCAGATATTGGATCTCTTAAACTAGGGCATTAGTTACAGCCCTAAAAGCCAAGCAGGCTATGACAAAGCATAGttatagttttagttttagccGCCAGTTAAATAAGCATTGAATgaccatatttttttattggaagACAAGAACCAAAAACAAGTAAACTACAAGCTTTAGAAGTACAAATCTGAGACGATGTCATGAAAGAGACTtcttgaagatgaagaaaataacGAACCTTAATGCGAAAGGATCCATACTCTGTCTCCATGCGAATTATTCCCTTTAAAACAAGATAAGGAGAGGTTATTTATTAATCGAGGCTCAAACAGAATACAATTGAAGACTGGATGAGAAGTTCTGCATTTAaccattattttattcaactGCTTCATTTACATCTCACATTATTAAGTTGATTATTAGAAGGGACATATTAGTAATTAGTTAATAAGGTGGTTAGggttttaattacaaatagaGGGTTTGGGCTGAGAGCAAGTTATGAAGAAATTTGTAGTGAATTGGCTTGGGTGGGAGTTTGGGAGAGTCTAGTCCTCTAGGGCTGGGTTACTTGTTCTTGTGATGTAAAGcttatattttaacatattgtTCATATTTGATTGTTCTTGAGTTGTTGGGTGTCCTTGAGTATCTCTTGGTTGGGATCCTAAAGGAACCATCCCCTAACTATTAGTTTCTAAAACTTGAGTCCAAATAGAAACTTACTTTACTACATAAAAGAACATAGTATTTCTTACAATCTACTGTCCTCACGTATTCGCATGAAACTGAATCCATTCAAACCCCTATCTTACTACTTCGaatcaaacaaattcaatgaaacaataacaatatgCACTGGTAAACAACATCCAATATAATCACAAAACCTTAGATACACTGAATGAGGTTAAATGAATTGCAAAGTACCTCAGTTTTCCCAAACATGAGGCCAGAAGTCCACATGACTTGATCTCCTGAGGCTCTTATGTCAGGGCTCAAAATatccttttgtttcttcaaccaGCACTGGCAGGCAGgtaaaactataaatataatcttcaaattaatcaaaatgaaataaattcaCCGAACTAAACCAAAGAGCCTTTGTTGAATTCTGATGAAATTAACGAATGTTCCTTCATTTTGCCATGTACAACAACCATCGACCAGGAAACTCCGTAAAGAGAAACTGGAAACTGGATATATTGACCGATTTGTATTTGCAATACCAACTTGCATGCACATGATAATGAACCATCTAAAATTGAGCTGCTTTCACAATTTCTTGATCATGGTTTTCgtattttcaagaaaaaccaaaacaaaatgattataaacAGGGCCTAAAGATATATTTGACACCAGCTTAATGTTCTTCCATATACTCATCCTTTAGGCTGCCATGAGTGGCATCAGAATTAACTCAACAACAATGGAACAGAACCAGAAGGggagataagaaaaaaatgatagtcCGAAGTCATACCTCACCAAAATGTGGTCCGCAAGCCTTGGAATCACCACAGAACACCCAAGAATCACACCAACACAGTCCACTGTGACCATCACACATGGCTTTGCAAGCCAAACAACACTCCCTCGATGAATTGAGCTTAAAATCAGAACCCCATTTCACAGCATCTCCCCACAGCTCCAAATGATCAATACCTCGGCAACACTCTTCGTTGTGCTCCCCACTCTTGAAAACACCGCCATTATTAACAAAATCGGAAGTAGAAGAAACCTCGACGGAAGTCGGCCGAATAGACCCAATTAAGCACCGATAGACCATAAAGCAGGAAGAAATACCCATGAGGAAGACGATTGTAAGCGCACAAACACCACGGACGGCGTCACTTTGCCTCCGGCCCATCTGATCTGTAGAACTGAAATTACCAACGGCAGGGTATTTGGCTGATGGGTTTTCTATAAATGCGTTCAAGGAATTGTCAAAGGTTCATATTATGACGAATGGAGAACAAGAATGGATGGCGATGACAGCGAGGAACGGCGAAAAGATGGAGAAATCTTGCCGTTTACGTCCAAGTTTCCTTCTTCTCATACTATGTTGGCAatgaattttacttttaatccTCAATCGGTTATTGTTTGCATTGGTGGAACCACACAAAAAAGGAATTGCCgttccattttcctttttccgGTGAGAACCAGACTCACCAAAACCAGAATTCCACCGTTGGTCATAGAACACGCACTAAAAAAAGAGGTTTCgatacaaactatttacacttgTAATTCCCCCCAAAAAAAACACTTACTAAAAATCGAAGAAAACTTAGATGCTGCCGGGCAGCAAACCACCTTTTCCCGCCCAGCCACGTGGCATAACTTCGTGGCACGTTTACgtttatcttaaatttttaaaatgcgTCCTTTGTTTCCAATTATCACTTTCTCAATTTGGCCATTCACCGAAATTCCCTTTTCAGTTGTAATCCATTAATGTCTTCAGGTTTTTGAAACCATATCCAAATTTATCcattagtttttattaaattaacaattgTTATTAGGAACGAAACCCCCCAAATTCACGTCTTATAAATGTTATCcattagtttcaatttttaataaattaaaaactctaactaattttcataaataataagaaattaaaagttcaaaagaagGGAGAACTAAACgcacaaacattaaaaaaagtcatCTTTAGACTGGGAAAATGATCATTAGAGGTGTTTATAAAAAGTCATGATTCAAATATCGCAATCAACCCATCCCGTAGGATTTGGGTTGGGTCAAAAATAGGACAAAGGGTACAATTCTAAGATATTATAGTAGAATGCAACGCCGCAGCTTAGTAGTATATTAATTCTGACCCGATAATAGAGCAATATTCAAATGGAAATTTGtcgtttttttttgttgagagTTCAATGGATGGTGGATCTGGATAGCTGTTGTTAACAGTACTTTGAAACGATGAACAAAAGCAAAGAAATCACACTTAATTACGTAAACCACAACCTACAATACAATGTAACAAATCATAGGATCACCAACGACGTTGAACATTTGAGTGTTTCGCCCTTGAAAAGCTACAATAACTGGAAAATCATTTGGAGTAAAAATGCtggaaacaaacaaatattatttatttgattgattgaaatttaGCCTAAGTTTACATGATATTGAGTTGGCTCTGGGCATTAtacacaaatacaaataaagaTGATAAGAAGCAAGCACAAATAAAGAACCTTTTAGGTACCCAACAAAGCAGTCTGCCCTGCACCAACAAAAGCAACTCCACCTGGTGTCTTACACTTCactcaaataaaatcaatatccTGAAACACTTCGCAACCAATATAACAATGTACAAAGAACCCTTGCATGTTTAAAGACCTGACTACCCTTCGTCaactaacaataataattcttactataataataataacaatcaaatcaatcaCCAAAAGCTGTACTGAAAAATGAAGTGTC of the Cucumis sativus cultivar 9930 chromosome 3, Cucumber_9930_V3, whole genome shotgun sequence genome contains:
- the LOC101208677 gene encoding uncharacterized protein LOC101208677, yielding MGRRQSDAVRGVCALTIVFLMGISSCFMVYRCLIGSIRPTSVEVSSTSDFVNNGGVFKSGEHNEECCRGIDHLELWGDAVKWGSDFKLNSSRECCLACKAMCDGHSGLCWCDSWVFCGDSKACGPHFGECWLKKQKDILSPDIRASGDQVMWTSGLMFGKTEGIIRMETEYGSFRIKLFPDCAPHSVNFILELLALSSYVGCQFHRAESRGTFWFSNGDHIDNAPYGPPFALIQGTLEAHGVIFKENPKEDCPAIRRGSIAWVGSGPEFFISLANHDEWRKAYTVFGSILPEDMEMVEKIAQLPTKSENWYNINVSVLEKPIPFRLKRTKTD